The genomic stretch CGCGGTGACCCGGATCTTGCCCTTCGGTTCCTGCCGGTGATAGTCGAGAGCAGCCTGTTTCAGATCGTCGCTGGCGGAGGTGTCGGACATCGAAGCGCATTCCATGGTGCGGATGGTGGATGATAACGGCTTCATGCCGGCCGGTTCCGCCACCGGCGCCGCCGGAGACTCCGCAACATGCTGCAACTCGATGCCGTGCAGACGCTGGCGCTGGCCGGGCTCGCCCTGTTCCTGGGCTACGGCTTGTGCCGGGTGATCCCGGTGCTGGGCCGCTACAACCTGCCGCCGCCGGTGATCGGCGGATTGGTGTTTGCCGTGGCCGCGTGGATCGCGCACGCGCGCGGCGCGACCCTGTTCACCCTCGATACGGGCCTGCAAAGCCCGCTGATGATCGCGTTCTTCACCACCATCGGCTTCAACGCCAGCGTCTGGCTGCTGCGGATCAGCGGCCGCCAGGTGATGCTGTTCCTGCTGCTGGCCACCGTGTTCGCGGTGGCGCAGAACCTGCTGGGCATGGCGGTGGCGACCGGCTTCGGCCTGCATCCGCTGTTCGGCGTGCTGGCCGGCTCGACCACCCTGACCGGCGGCCCGGCCACCGGACTGGCGTTCGCGCCACTGTTCGAGCGCGCCGGCGTGGCCGGAGCGGAATCGATCGCGGTGGCCTCGGCGATGGCGGGAATCGTCTGTGGCGGGCTGATCGGCGGGCCGGTGGCCACGCTGCTGATCCGCCGCTTCGCCCTGACCTCGATCCGCCCCGACGACCACCGCGCCCCGGCCGATTCGGCCGCCCTGCCCGCCGCCAGCGAGGCCGAGCGCGAGTACAGCGCGCTCAAGAGCATCGTGGTGATCCTGGTGGCGATGTGGCTGGGCGCCTGGGTGGGCAAGGCAATCTCCGCCACCGGCATCACCCTGCCGGCCTACGTCGGCGCGATGCTGGTCGGGGCAGTGGTGCGCAACATCGACGACCGCACCCGCCTGATCGGGCTGTCGGTGCCGACCACCGAACTGATCGGCAACGTCTGCCTCTCGCTGTTCCTGGCAGTGGCGCTGATGAACCTCAAGCTGTGGGAGCTGGCCGGGTTGGCGCTGCCGCTGCTGGTCAACCTGGGCCTGCAGGCGCTGCTGGTGACCGCGTTCTGCGCGGTCGTGTTCCGCGCGATGGGCCGCGACTATGACGCCGCGGTGATGGGCGGCGGCTTCATCGGCTTCATGCTGGGCACCACCGCCAACGCGATGGCGGTGATGCGCACGCTGGTGGAGCGTTACGGCGCCGCGCCGCGCGCGTTCCTGGTGGCGCCGCTGGTCGGTGCGTTCTTCATCGACTTCACCAACGCGCTGATCATCACCGGCTTCATCAACCTGTGGCCGCATTGATGCACGCGGGCAACGATGCCGATGTAGCCGTGGTCGGCGCCGGCGTGGTCGGCCTGGCCACCGCCTGGGCGCTGGCCCGCCGCGGCCTGCGGGTGCTGCTGCTCGACCGCGCGGACGGCCCTGCGCTGGGCGCCTCGTTCGCCAACGGCGCCCAGCTCAGTTACGCCTATACCGACGCGATGGCCGGCCCGGCGCTGTGGAAGCAGCTGCCCGGCATGCTGGCCGGCGGCGACGCCGCCTTCCGCGTGCGCCCCTCGCTGGACCCGCATTTCTGGGCCTGGGGCCTGGCCTTCCTGCGCAACGCCACCGCCGCGCGCCTGCAGCGCAACACGCTGGCGACGCTGGCACTGGCGCTGGAATCGAAGGCGGCGATGGACGCGCTGCTGGCGCGCCACCCGATCGACTTCCAGCACCGCGTGGCCGGCAAGCTGCACGTATATTACGACGCCGCCGCGCTGCCGAAGGCACGGGCGATGATCGACGCGAAGCGGCCATTCGGCGTGCGCCAGCAGCTGCTCACGCCCGCGGAGGCGATCGCCGCCGAACCCGCGCTTGCCGGCACACGCGGGATGGTCGGCGCCGTGCATTCGCCCGACGAGGAAGCCGGCGATCCATGGCGGTTCTGCACCGGCCTCCTTCAGATCCTGCAGGCGCAGTACGGCATGCAGGCACGCTTCGGCTTCGACCTGCGGCGCGCGCAACGCGACGGCACGCACTGGCGCCTGCACGCGGCCAGCGGCGACAGCGTGCGGGTCGGCAAAGTCGCGGTCTGCACCGGTATCGACAGCCACGCGCTGCTGCGGACGCTGGGCCTGGCCTCGCCGCTGATGGCGATCAAGGGCTATTCGTTCACCGCCCCCTGCGGCACCCACGCACCGGTGGCCAGCATCACCGACACTGCGCGCAAGCTGGTGTTCTGCCGGCTGGGCGAGCGCATCCGGGTGGCGGGACTGGCGGATCTCAACCACTGGGATCCGAAGCCCGACCCGACGCGCATGCAGCAGCTGGTCGCGATGGCCCGCGACTCGCTGCCGGAGGGCGCCGACTACGACGCCATCGAACATCGCTGGGCCGGCCTGCGCCCGGCCACACCGCCATCCAGCCCGGTCATCCGCCAGCCATGCGACGGCCTGGTGCTGAACATCGGCCACGGCATGCTCGGCTGGACGCTGGCGATGGGCAGTGGCGAGCGCGCCGCGAACCTGCTGCTGGACGCAGCCTAGAGATCGACCACGCTTTCGGCCGAGACCACCTGCTCCAGCCGGATCCGGTTGGCGAACAGCGAGAACGCCAACGTCCCGGCCAAGCCGTTGGCGCGCGCCACCCACGGCGGCAGCCAGCGCGGTTCGCGCAGGTCGCCGCTTTCGAACAGCGGCTCGAAGCGCTGCACGTCGGCCAGTGTCATCTTGCCGGCGAACAGCAGCCGGCACAGCCGCAGCTTGCGGTGCTTGAGGGCCCAGCGGAAGAAGGTGTGCACGCCCAGCAGGCCGCGCAGGTACACGGTGTCCTTGGTGAACGCCTGCCCGCCAGACGTAGGCACGCCGCGGAACACGCGCTGCGCCGAGGTGAAGCTCTCCACTTCGGTCTGGCCGGACTCGAGGAAGTAGCGGAATACCTGCAGGAAGTCCGCGCCCTCCAGCGCCATCGCCACCGCCTCGATACGCAGGCTGACCCGCTTCATCCGTTCGATGTCGATGCTGCCGGTGATCTGCTCGGCGAACACCGCCAGCCCTTCCTGGGTGGCGGTGACCCGCGGCGATGACAGTGCCAGGCTGGGCAGGATCTCCTGCTGCCGACCATTGAGCGCGGTCAGCGAATGCACGAAGGCCTCGTGCTGCAGCAGCTGCTGCAGGTCGTAGTCGGAGAACGCGGCGCCCGAGCGCAGGCGGATGCGGGTGGCGCCGGCGGCGGCCTTGGCGATCAGCTCTGGATCAAGCTCGACGTCGATGACGCGGCTGTCGAAGAAGTCGTCCAGCTCGGACTGCAGCCGCAGCGCCAGCGCCGTGGCGGAAATCTCCACCTGTTCCGCCGGCGCGATCAGCTCGCGGTCGAAATCGTCCGCCACGCGCAGGAAGTGGTTGGCCGCCTCGCGGGTGGTGATGCCGCCCGGCAGCGCCTGGTCGGGGGTGCCAAACAGCGCGATCGACAGGTCGGTCACCTGCGCACTGCCGAGATGCTCCAGCAGCTCGGCGGCCAGCACCCAGCCCTGCGCGGATTCGACCAGATACTGCCCGAGCGGATGAGTAGGGTCGGCAGCGGCGGTGACCGCGGCCAGCTCGCGGCGCGCGTCGGAAAAATCGTGCTTCGGGTACTGGTAGTCCGGCAGCCGCGGGTTGCCGCGCGCCCAGCCGGCCAGGAAGGCCTGCTGCTCGCTGGCCGGCCAGCTGGCCAGGCTGAGCAGGCGGATGGGCCTGGCCGCGCGCGCCATGCGCGCGTCGAGCGCGGCATGGTGGGCGATGGCGTCAGTGCCGGCCATGTTTCTCGTCGAATCTCTTGTATTGCGCCTTGGTCTTGCCCAGCACCTTGGCGTCCGCCTTCTGCGCCAGCCGGGTGGCGAGCCGGTTGGCCGCACCCGCCACTTCGTCCGACAGCTTGAGGAAATTGGCTACGCGTTCACCATCCAGCTCGCCGCTTTCCACCGCCGCGCGCACCGCGCAGCCGGGTTCCTTCGCATGCTTGCAGTCACGGAAGCGGCACTGTTCCGCCAGCGCTTCGACGTCGGCGAAGCTTTCCGCAACATCCTCTTCACCGGTGGGCTTGAGTTCGCGCATGCCCGGGGTGTCGATCAGGCAGGCACCGCCGGGCAGCGCCAGCAGCGCGCGATGGGTGGTGGTGTGGCGCCCGCGGGCGTCGCTTTCGCGCACCGCGCCGGTCTTCATCTTCTCGATGCCAAGCAGGGTGTTGGTCAGGGTCGACTTGCCCGCGCCCGAACTGCCCACCAGCACCACGCTGCAGCCCGCGCCCAGCCACGGCGCCAGCGCGGCGGCGGCGGCCGGGTCTTTGGCGTTCAGCGCCAGCACCGGCACGTCCAGCGCGCGCAGCGCGCGCAGCGCGGCCCCGACGTCGGCGTCATCCCGGTCGGATTTCGTGAGCACGACGACCGGCTGCACGCCGCTGCCGGCCACCAGCAGCAGGTAGCGTTCGATCCGGCGCGGGTTGAAGTCGGCATCCAGTCCGCAGACCACGAACACCGTGTCGATGTTGGCGGCGATCACCTGCTGGCGGTAGTGCTCGCCGGCGGCGCCGCGCTTGATTGCGGAAAAGCGCGGCAGCAGGGCGACGATCCGCAGCGACTTCGGCGCCTCGCCTTCCACCAGCACCCAGTCGCCCACCGCCGGCCGCGCCTCGGGATTGATCTCGCCCTTGCGGTAGCTGCCCGCGCGCTGCCATTCCGGCAGCGATTCGGCCGGATCGGCCTGGTCGATGGCTTCGGCCAGGCGGTAGCCGCTGCGGTGCTGCTCCACGATCCGCGCCGGCCGCGCGGCCGGATGCGCCGCCAGCAGCGCCGCCCAGCCCGGATCCAGCGCCTGCGGCGTCCAGCGCCAGCCAATCGCGGAAAGCGCAGGGAGCGCGGCAGGCGCGGCGGACAGGCTCATTTGCGGCAGTTTTCATTCATGCGGCGGATTCTAGCCCTGCCGGGAAGCCGCCATGCGGTGCGCCGCCCGGCCGGGCAGGCCGCGGCGGCGCGCCATTTTCCGCTAGGCTTTGCTTCCCCCCTCCCCGCGCCCACGCCGATGTCGTCGTTCAACCCCCGCAACAGGATCGCCACCCGCACCCGCCTCACCGAGGTCCGCTACGAAATCCGGGGCGAACTGGCGCGGCGAGCGCGGGAGCTGGAAGGGCAAGGCCGCAGGCTGATCAAGCTCAACATCGGCAACCCCGGCGCGTTCGGGTTCCGTGCCCCGGAACACCTGCAGGATGCCATCGCCGGCGGCATCGCCCGCACCGACCCCTACACCCACCAGCAGGGCCTGCCGGAAGCGCGCGAGGCGATCGCCGCCTTCCACAAGGCACGCGGCACGCCCAACGCGTCGCCGGAGCGGGTGTTCGTCGGCAACGGCGTGTCGGAACTGATCGACATCTCCCTGCGCGCGCTGCTCAATCCCGGCGAGGAAGTGCTGGTGCCCTCGCCGGACTACCCGCTATGGAGCGCCGCGACTATCCTCAACGACGGCCGCCCGGTCTACTACAAGTGCGATCGCGAGAACGGCTTCCTGCCCGATCCCGAGCAGATCGAATCGCTGGTGTCCTCGCGCACCCGGGCGATCGTGCTGATCAACCCCAACAACCCCACCGGCGCCAACTATCCGCGTGCGCTGCTGGAGCGCATCGTCGAGATCGCCCAGCGCTACCGGCTGCTGCTGCTGGTGGACGAGATCTACGACGGCATCCTCTACGACGACGCGGTGTTCCAGCCGGTCGCACCGCTGGCCGGCGACCTGCCGTGCATGAGCTTCGGCGGGCTGTCGAAGGTGCATCGCGCCTGCGGCTGGCGGGTGGGCTGGGCGGTGCTGAGCGGCGACCCGCTGGCCTGCGGCGATTTCCACCACGCGCTGGACCTGCTGGGCGCGCTGCGCCTGTGCGCCAACGTGCCGGGCCAGTTCGCGATCGAACAGGCCCTGCACGGCACCGACACCATCGGCGAGCTGGTGCGCCCCGGCGGCCGCCTGTACGAAACCCGCCGCGCGCTGATCGACAGCTGCACCGCCAGCCAGCACCTGTCGCTGGTGCCGCCGGCCGGCGCGCTGTATGGCTTCCCGCGCGTGGTCGGTGACGCCGCGCGGGGCTTCGACGACCACGACTTCGCGCTGGAGATGCTGGAACAGGAGGACGTGCTGATCGTCCCCGGCACCAGCTTCAACGTGCCCTACCGCGACCACTTCCGCGTCACCCTGCTGCCGGAGGCACCGGTGCTGCGCGAGGTGTTCGCCCGCATCGACCGCGTGCTGACCCGCCGCGCGGAGCGCGCGCAGCGGCAGAGCGCGGTGGCGTAGGCACGACGCATGGTCCGCTACCTCGCCCTCGGTGACTCCTACACGATCGGCGAAGGCGTCGAGGACGCGGGCCGCTGGCCGGCGCAGCTGGCGGCGCGACTGCGCGACGCGGGGATCACGATCGACGAGCCACGGATCATCGCCACCACCGGCTGGACCACCGACGAACTGGCGGCGGCGATGGACGCGGCCGAACCGCTGGGCGACTGGGACTTCGTCTCGCTGCTGATCGGCGTCAACAACCAGTACCGCGGCCGCAGCGTGGACGAGTATGTCGGCGAGTTCCATCGCCTGCTGCGGCGGGCGATCACGCTGGCCGGCGGCCGCGCGCAGCGCGTGCTGGTGCTGTCGATCCCCGACTGGGGGGTGACCCCGTTCGCGCACGCCAGCGGTCGCGACCGCCGGGCCATCGCGGACGACCTGGATGCCTACAACGCCGCCGCACGCGAGCTGTGCCTGGCCGAAGGCGTGGCCTTCGTGGACATCACCGCGATTTCCCGCACAGGTGAAGCCGCCGGGATGCTGGCGGAAGATGGCCTGCACCCCTCGGCGGCGCAGTACGCGCGCTGGGCCGAGGCAGCGCTGCCGGTCGCGCTCGGCCTGCTGTCCGGCGGCGCTACAGCATCCGCCGGCTGATCAGCCCGTCGCGCCGCACCCACTGGTGCCAGAGCGCCGCCGCCGCGTGCAACGCGACCAGCGCGGACAGCAACCACACGCAGGCGAAGTGGACGTACCAGGCGATCGCCCGCCAGGTTTCGTCGTCGGCGGGCGGCACGAACAGCCTCGGCACCCGCAACACGCCCAGCACGTCGAGCGGCGCCTCCATCCAGACCCAGATCACGTAGCCGCTGATCGGCAGCAGGAATAGCAGCAGATACAGCCCGGCGTGGACGATGTACGCCGCCCGGCGACGCCAGCGCGGTTCTCCGCCATCGGCCCGCGGCATGCGCCGCATCAGCCGGCACGCAACCCGCAGCAACATCAGCACCAGCAACACCAGGCCGAGCTGGAAGTGGATGCGCAGCAGGCGCATCCCAGCGTCGCCGTCGATGGCTTCCGCCCCCCAGCCCAGCGCAAGCTGCACCGCCACGCCCATCGCGACCGCCCAGTGCAGGCGCCGGAGGCAGGTGGGATGGCGTTCGCCGCTCATGGCGCCCGGCATTCGCGGTGGCCGGGCACGCCCAGCCCGAGCACGATGTCGCGCTCGACCTGCCAGCGCCCATCGACCATCACTGGCCGCAGGAAGCCGTTTCCGCCGGTGCCGTGCGCCTCGCGCTGTTCTTCTGCGGACAGCTTGGGGTCGTCGAGGAACATCAGGTCGTCGATGTAGTAGGTGAAGCAGCCGGGTTCGAGCACGTGCATATGCACGTGTTCGGCCATCTCTTCGTCGGGGTAGCTGCCCGGCCGGATGGTGTCGATGGCGTATCGGCCCTGCGCGTCGCTGCGCACCCAGCCGCGCAGGCGTCCATGACGCATGGCCTCACGACCGAGCCGCTGCGCCGGGCTCGGATAGATGCCTGTGCGATCGGTCTGGTAGGCGTAGACCACCACGCCGGCGCGGGTGCGGCCGGAGCCGTCCAGTACCCGTCCGGAAATGCGCATCGGCACGCCGGGTTCGCCGGGAGGCGCAAGCCGGATGCTGGACGGAATCTCCGCCGGCATGCCGTCGAACACGGCTTCGCAGCCCTCGCAGGGATTGCCGATCACCGGCACCGGGCGATTGATCGCCGTCGTGGCGGCATGATCGCTGGCCGGCGCGTCGCAGGCGGCGAGCAGGACAAGTGCGAACGCCAGGGTGGCGCGGGGAAGTGCGGGCATCGTTGTGGTCTCCTCGGGGGTGTCGTGTTAGGACGACCGCACCGCGACAACCGTTAACGGCGCTCGGGAACCGCCGTGCGTGCGCCAGTGAATGCCGCATCGTCTCCCGCCGGCAGCGCATCCAGCCATTGCAGCCACCAGCGCTTGGCGCGCGGATAGGGCAACGCGTTCCACCACGGATCCAGCGCGCCCGGCGCGCCGCGCAGCACCGCTTCGCGCGACGGCGCGGGCGCGCTTGCGAGGAACGCGCGCAAGCGATCGTACAGCGGGCCACCCGCCAGCCGCGGGTGCCGCTGCAGCAGCGACAGCAGGCTGATGGCATCCTCTGGCCGCGCCTGCGCCAGCAACCGCTGGAGACGCGCATCGTCGGCCGGCAACAAGCCGCGTCGCGCGTCGAACTCCGCAAGCGCCGCCACGAAACCGTCGCTTGCGCCAAGATCGTGCGGTGTTCCAGCCGCGCCGTCCGCGCGCAGGCGCACCGTGGCGCCCTGCGGCACCAGGGCTTCGCCGCCGCCGTTGCCGACCAGCACCCAGCCGCTGCGCACGGTCAGCGCGCCCGCGCCCGTGGCGTCGCTTTCCAGCGTGAACTCGCAACCCATGTCCAGCGCCTCGGTGCGCGGCAGGCGCACGCCGAAGTAGCCCGGCGGCGCCCACACCCGCGCCCACAGCCGGCCCTGCAGCAGTCGCACGCGATGCCGGCCGGAGCCGGTCTGCTCCAGCCGCAACCGCGAATCGGCAGCCAGCCGCAGCTCGCCGATCCGCGCGATCCGCAGGCGTGCGATGCCATCGTCGCCGGTGGCGATTTCGCCGCCGGCCGGCAAGCGTTCGCCGGCCCGCAGCGGCGCGCCCGCCATCCGCACCTGCCCGCGCAGGGCCGCCACGTCCCAGCCCCGATGCTCGGGCCAGGCCAGGCGATGCTGCAGCAGGATCGCGGCCGCCAGCGCGCACGCGGCGAGCGTCGCGGCCAGCCCCCAGGCGATGCGGAAATGGCGCGAGCGGCGGCGATGACGCGTCGGCGCCGGTGCAGACATGGGCGCGATCAGAGTCGCCTCCGGCCATTGCCCGCGCGGATGCGCATACGGCGCCAGCAGCCGCTCCAGGCGGAGAAGGTCGTCCTCGCCCAGCCCGGCCTTCGACCACAGGTAATCGTCATGGGGATTCATGGACACGCCTCCCGTCCGGTTCAGCCAGCGCCTGCCGCAGCAGCGCCATGCCGCGATGCAGGTTGACCCGCACGCTGCCGGGGGTCAGCCCGGTCAGCTCGGCAATCTCCGGGCCGCTCAGCCCTTCCGCCAGCCGCAGCAGCAGCGGCTCGCGGTACGCCTCCGGCAGCCCGCGGATCGCGTGCAGCGCGCGCTCCGCATCCACCCGATCCTCGTGGCTAGCGTGGACGGCGGTCGCCTCGATCTCCATGCCCGTCGCCGGTGCGAACCGACGCCGTTCGTCCAGGCCAGCGCGGCGCGCCATGCTGGCGATCCAGCCGGGAAAGGCCGCGTCCTCGCGCAGGTCGGCCAGCCGGCGGAACGCGGTCTCGAACACGCGCTGGGCCAGGTCCTCGGCGTCGGCGTGCGCCGCGTAGCCCAGCAGGATGCCGTGCACCACCGGCGCGA from Thermomonas sp. XSG encodes the following:
- a CDS encoding FecR domain-containing protein, which codes for MNPHDDYLWSKAGLGEDDLLRLERLLAPYAHPRGQWPEATLIAPMSAPAPTRHRRRSRHFRIAWGLAATLAACALAAAILLQHRLAWPEHRGWDVAALRGQVRMAGAPLRAGERLPAGGEIATGDDGIARLRIARIGELRLAADSRLRLEQTGSGRHRVRLLQGRLWARVWAPPGYFGVRLPRTEALDMGCEFTLESDATGAGALTVRSGWVLVGNGGGEALVPQGATVRLRADGAAGTPHDLGASDGFVAALAEFDARRGLLPADDARLQRLLAQARPEDAISLLSLLQRHPRLAGGPLYDRLRAFLASAPAPSREAVLRGAPGALDPWWNALPYPRAKRWWLQWLDALPAGDDAAFTGARTAVPERR
- a CDS encoding sigma-70 family RNA polymerase sigma factor — encoded protein: MVENEATAALVAAARRGDGGALDRLYRRFAPVVHGILLGYAAHADAEDLAQRVFETAFRRLADLREDAAFPGWIASMARRAGLDERRRFAPATGMEIEATAVHASHEDRVDAERALHAIRGLPEAYREPLLLRLAEGLSGPEIAELTGLTPGSVRVNLHRGMALLRQALAEPDGRRVHESP
- a CDS encoding aminotransferase class I/II-fold pyridoxal phosphate-dependent enzyme; amino-acid sequence: MSSFNPRNRIATRTRLTEVRYEIRGELARRARELEGQGRRLIKLNIGNPGAFGFRAPEHLQDAIAGGIARTDPYTHQQGLPEAREAIAAFHKARGTPNASPERVFVGNGVSELIDISLRALLNPGEEVLVPSPDYPLWSAATILNDGRPVYYKCDRENGFLPDPEQIESLVSSRTRAIVLINPNNPTGANYPRALLERIVEIAQRYRLLLLVDEIYDGILYDDAVFQPVAPLAGDLPCMSFGGLSKVHRACGWRVGWAVLSGDPLACGDFHHALDLLGALRLCANVPGQFAIEQALHGTDTIGELVRPGGRLYETRRALIDSCTASQHLSLVPPAGALYGFPRVVGDAARGFDDHDFALEMLEQEDVLIVPGTSFNVPYRDHFRVTLLPEAPVLREVFARIDRVLTRRAERAQRQSAVA
- the rsgA gene encoding ribosome small subunit-dependent GTPase A translates to MSAAPAALPALSAIGWRWTPQALDPGWAALLAAHPAARPARIVEQHRSGYRLAEAIDQADPAESLPEWQRAGSYRKGEINPEARPAVGDWVLVEGEAPKSLRIVALLPRFSAIKRGAAGEHYRQQVIAANIDTVFVVCGLDADFNPRRIERYLLLVAGSGVQPVVVLTKSDRDDADVGAALRALRALDVPVLALNAKDPAAAAALAPWLGAGCSVVLVGSSGAGKSTLTNTLLGIEKMKTGAVRESDARGRHTTTHRALLALPGGACLIDTPGMRELKPTGEEDVAESFADVEALAEQCRFRDCKHAKEPGCAVRAAVESGELDGERVANFLKLSDEVAGAANRLATRLAQKADAKVLGKTKAQYKRFDEKHGRH
- a CDS encoding cytochrome b/b6 domain-containing protein, coding for MSGERHPTCLRRLHWAVAMGVAVQLALGWGAEAIDGDAGMRLLRIHFQLGLVLLVLMLLRVACRLMRRMPRADGGEPRWRRRAAYIVHAGLYLLLFLLPISGYVIWVWMEAPLDVLGVLRVPRLFVPPADDETWRAIAWYVHFACVWLLSALVALHAAAALWHQWVRRDGLISRRML
- the gltS gene encoding sodium/glutamate symporter, producing the protein MLQLDAVQTLALAGLALFLGYGLCRVIPVLGRYNLPPPVIGGLVFAVAAWIAHARGATLFTLDTGLQSPLMIAFFTTIGFNASVWLLRISGRQVMLFLLLATVFAVAQNLLGMAVATGFGLHPLFGVLAGSTTLTGGPATGLAFAPLFERAGVAGAESIAVASAMAGIVCGGLIGGPVATLLIRRFALTSIRPDDHRAPADSAALPAASEAEREYSALKSIVVILVAMWLGAWVGKAISATGITLPAYVGAMLVGAVVRNIDDRTRLIGLSVPTTELIGNVCLSLFLAVALMNLKLWELAGLALPLLVNLGLQALLVTAFCAVVFRAMGRDYDAAVMGGGFIGFMLGTTANAMAVMRTLVERYGAAPRAFLVAPLVGAFFIDFTNALIITGFINLWPH
- a CDS encoding FAD-dependent oxidoreductase, with the protein product MHAGNDADVAVVGAGVVGLATAWALARRGLRVLLLDRADGPALGASFANGAQLSYAYTDAMAGPALWKQLPGMLAGGDAAFRVRPSLDPHFWAWGLAFLRNATAARLQRNTLATLALALESKAAMDALLARHPIDFQHRVAGKLHVYYDAAALPKARAMIDAKRPFGVRQQLLTPAEAIAAEPALAGTRGMVGAVHSPDEEAGDPWRFCTGLLQILQAQYGMQARFGFDLRRAQRDGTHWRLHAASGDSVRVGKVAVCTGIDSHALLRTLGLASPLMAIKGYSFTAPCGTHAPVASITDTARKLVFCRLGERIRVAGLADLNHWDPKPDPTRMQQLVAMARDSLPEGADYDAIEHRWAGLRPATPPSSPVIRQPCDGLVLNIGHGMLGWTLAMGSGERAANLLLDAA
- a CDS encoding flavohemoglobin expression-modulating QEGLA motif protein, whose protein sequence is MAGTDAIAHHAALDARMARAARPIRLLSLASWPASEQQAFLAGWARGNPRLPDYQYPKHDFSDARRELAAVTAAADPTHPLGQYLVESAQGWVLAAELLEHLGSAQVTDLSIALFGTPDQALPGGITTREAANHFLRVADDFDRELIAPAEQVEISATALALRLQSELDDFFDSRVIDVELDPELIAKAAAGATRIRLRSGAAFSDYDLQQLLQHEAFVHSLTALNGRQQEILPSLALSSPRVTATQEGLAVFAEQITGSIDIERMKRVSLRIEAVAMALEGADFLQVFRYFLESGQTEVESFTSAQRVFRGVPTSGGQAFTKDTVYLRGLLGVHTFFRWALKHRKLRLCRLLFAGKMTLADVQRFEPLFESGDLREPRWLPPWVARANGLAGTLAFSLFANRIRLEQVVSAESVVDL
- a CDS encoding SGNH/GDSL hydrolase family protein, which produces MVRYLALGDSYTIGEGVEDAGRWPAQLAARLRDAGITIDEPRIIATTGWTTDELAAAMDAAEPLGDWDFVSLLIGVNNQYRGRSVDEYVGEFHRLLRRAITLAGGRAQRVLVLSIPDWGVTPFAHASGRDRRAIADDLDAYNAAARELCLAEGVAFVDITAISRTGEAAGMLAEDGLHPSAAQYARWAEAALPVALGLLSGGATASAG